The Salvelinus alpinus chromosome 21, SLU_Salpinus.1, whole genome shotgun sequence genome has a segment encoding these proteins:
- the LOC139547858 gene encoding inositol-tetrakisphosphate 1-kinase-like produces the protein MSRRRVGFCLSDKKRRQINLVAFAELCASHSVEVVEIDLSQPLESQGPFAVIVHKLSDVIVKAEYDSQSQQLLDNFQGYVSTHPHTVLLDPLPAMSQLLDRFASYRIMSQLQNSLRDWRISSPPYLEISTSDLSVIQQDVESKGLSFPLICKTRVAHGSCSHDMSLIFSMAGLSEAHPPCVLQSFVNHGAVLHKVFVVGEDHFTVERPSLKNFPPGPYERKTIFFNSHEVSKPESCSHLTALDEEVSRLPPPSGEAMVALVRELRAELGMALFGVDVIVNINTHTLTIIDINIFPGYEGVPQFFSSLLSHIESVLDHQELKVPQATCPPAPSAPQADL, from the exons ATGTCTAGGCGCAGGGTAGGTTTCTGTCTGAGTGATAAGAAACGGAGACAAATTAATCTGGTTGCTTTTGCTGAGCTTTGTGC GAGCCACAGTGTTGAGGTGGTTGAG ATAGATCTCAGTCAGCCATTGGAGTCTCAAGGACCTTTTGCGGTCATTGTACACAAGCTCTCTGATGTCATTGTCAAGGCCGAGTATGACAGCCAATCGCAACAGCTCCTTGACAACTTCCAG GGTTATGTGTCCACCCATCCCCATACTGTTCTCCTGGACCCCCTTCCAGCAATGAGCCAGCTACTGGATCGCTTTGCCTCCTATCGGATTATGAGCCAGCTCCAGAACTCCCTGAGAG ACTGGCGAATCAGCAGCCCTCCCTACCTGGAGATCAGCACCAGTGACCTGTCAGTCATCCAGCAGGACGTGGAGAGCAAGGGTCTCAGCTTCCCTCTGA TCTGTAAAACCAGGGTGGCTCATGGATCCTGTTCCCATGAC ATGTCTCTGATCTTCAGTATGGCTGGTCTGTCAGAGGCCCACCCTCCCTGTGTGCTGCAGAGCTTCGTCAACCACGGTGCCGTGCTGCACAAGGTGTTTGTGGTGGGAGAGGACCACTTCACTGTGGAGAGGCCCTCGCTGAAGAACTTCCCCCCTGGACCCTATG AGAGGAAGACCATCTTCTTCAACAGCCACGAGGTGTCCAAGCCAGAGTCCTGCTCCCACCTCACTGCA CTGGATGAGGAGGTGTCGAGGTTGCCTCCCCCCAGTGGTGAGGCCATGGTGGCCCTAGTAAGAGAGCTGAGAGCAGAGCTGGGCATGGCTCTGTTCGGGGTGGACGTCATCgtcaacatcaacacacacaccctcactatCATCGACATTAACATCTTCCCAG GCTATGAGGGAGTGCCTCagttcttctcctccctcctcagtcACATTGAGTCAGTATTGGACCACCAGGAACTGAAAGTCCCCCAGGCAACATGTCCTCCTGCTCCCTCTGCCCCCCAGGCTGACCTCTGA
- the LOC139547857 gene encoding golgin subfamily A member 6-like protein 22 — MGVFIFTALFWTLSGVGCLPLSSSLQVGKVADCIQDSLNSNGGVPHPGCDKQKTDDAVHRHQGLLRELQELAQEERERERDYGREKERNEENQAEGERDRERREEEEQNDDQKETEKEELREKEMKAEGVEEEKVEMKDITNEEMREEPRLEEKRGDEEENAKELEELFSKELRKIGEEEKEDRELEELLKELKKKRYESVKEKELQSGSEAEEERKKDEEEEQKKGERERLKILEIEERKRSKERNNNEVELLVEKEKVERELKELLEEQDSKKNVEKEKEREEKQEELAELLKKMKRVQEEEEERKEEEKRETAGDEAKVDKESEKEGEIRKELEKVKAGESEEIKDPQQKRVMEKASDESTRQFEKERNRDDDDDEEADEADEVENNEDWEEEEEDEDKKEDVEQDEGEELLEIEAELRKVAAELRELHRSLRVTKVVKSHRNRMNGNVRSSNYISMA; from the exons ATGGGAGTTTTTATTTTCACGGCGTTGTTTTGGACCTTAAGTGGAG tgggatgcctccctctatcctcctctctacaggTTGGAAAG gtTGCTGACTGTATTCAGGACTCCCTGAATAGTAACGGCGGTGTGCCACATCCTGGCTGTGACAAACAGAAAACTG ATGATGCTGTCCACAGGCACCAGGGTCTCCTGAGGGAGCTGCAGGAGCTGGCCCAGGAGG agagggaaagagagagagactatgggAGGGAGAAAGAGCGAAATGAGGAGAaccaggctgagggagagagggacagagagaggagggaggaggaggagcagaatgATGACCAGAAGGAGACTGAGAAAgaagaactgagagagaaagagatgaaggcagaaggggtagaggaggagaaggtggagaTGAAGGACATAACGaatgaggagatgagagaagagcCCAGACTGGAGGAGAAAAGGGGGGATGAGGAAGAGAACGCGAAAGAGCTGGAGGAGCTCTTCTCAAAGGAGCTAAggaagataggagaggaggaaaaagagGACAGGGAGCTTGAGGAGCTGCTCAAGGAGCTGAAGAAGAAAAGGTACGAGTCGGTGAAGGAGAAAGAGCTCCAGAGTGGGTcagaagcagaggaggagaggaagaaggatgaggaggaggagcagaaaaagggagagagagagcggctaAAAATTCTTGAGATTGAAGAGAGGAAACGCAGCAAGGAGAGGAACAACAACGAGGTGGAGCTGCtggtggagaaagagaaggtgGAACGGGAGCTCAAGGAGCTGCTGGAGGAACAGGACAGCAAGAAGAACGTGGagaaggaaaaagagagggaggaaaaacaGGAGGAACTAGCGGAGCTCCTCAAAAAGATGAAACGTGtgcaagaggaggaggaggagagaaaagaggaggagaaaagggAAACTGCCGGGGATGAGGCGAAAGTGGACAAAGAGagcgagaaggagggagagattcgcaaggaattggagaaggtgaaagcgggagagagtgaggagattaAGGATCCTCAGcagaagagagtgatggagaaagCGAGTGATGAGTCGACCCGTCAGTTTGAAAAGGAGAGGAACAGGGACGATGACGATGATGAAGAAGCAGATGAGGCAGATGAGGTTGAAAACAATGAGGAttgggaagaggaagaggaggatgaggacaaAAAGGAGGATGTTGAGCAGGATGAAGGAGAA GAGCTTCTGGAGATTGAGGCAGAGCTGCGAAAAGTGGCTGCAGAGCTTCGGGAGCTTCACAGGAGTC TTCGAGTCACCAAGGTGGTCAAgagtcatagaaatagaatgaatgggaatgtccgttctagtaattatatttctatggcctGA
- the LOC139547492 gene encoding serine--tRNA ligase, mitochondrial-like, giving the protein MGRSWGYFMDHAVNWKDLPVRSVCSSTCHRAETDTGRETWGLYRVHHFNKVEMFGVTADETVEESSQIDAGGVPVPAEGDLLPGAPL; this is encoded by the exons ATGGGGAGGTCGTGGG GTTATTTTATGGACCATGCTGTTAACTGGAAGGACCTTCCTGTCAG GTCTGTGTGCAGTAGCACATGTCACAGGGCTGAGACGGACACAGGCAGAGAGACTTGGGGCCTTTACAGAGTACATCACTTCAACAAG GTGGAGATGTTTGGTGTGACTGCGGATGAGACTGTGGAGGAGAGCTCTCAGATAGATGCTGGAGGAGTTCCTGTCCCTGCAGAAGGAGATCTCCTCCCTGGAGCTCCACTATAG